From Girardinichthys multiradiatus isolate DD_20200921_A chromosome 3, DD_fGirMul_XY1, whole genome shotgun sequence, the proteins below share one genomic window:
- the LOC124862977 gene encoding 26S proteasome non-ATPase regulatory subunit 4-like: MVLESTMVCVDNSEYMRNGDFLPTRLQAQQDAVNIVCHSKTRSNPENNVGLITMANNCEVLTTLTPDTGRILSKLHAVQPRGNISFCTGIRVAHLALKHRQGKNHKMRIIAFVGSPVEDNEKELVKMAKRLKKEKVSVDIINFGEEEMNTEKLTAFINTLNGKEGAGSHLVTVPPGPSLADALLSSPILAGEGGAVLGLGASDFEFGVDPSADPELALALRVSMEEQRQRQEDEARRAAVASAAEANISSPVADESEDALLKMSVSHADSAAPALPDFSRMTEEEQIAYALQMSMQGAGAEFVAEEMDTGADMDSREAKDEEDYDVMQDPEFLQSVLENLPGVDPNNEAIRNAMGSLASQTGSKSDSKKDEEKKK; this comes from the exons TGTGGACAACAGTGAGTACATGCGAAATGGAGACTTTCTTCCTACCAGACTGCAGGCTCAGCAGGACGCAGTTAATATCGTTTGTCATTCCAAGACCCGCAGCAACCCTGAAAATAACGTGGGCCTCATCACTATGGCAAA CAACTGTGAAGTGCTGACCACCCTGACTCCTGATACAGGGAGGATACTGTCCAAGCTACATGCTGTGCAGCCTCGAGGAAACATTAGTTTCTGCACTGGCATCCGGGTGGCACAT CTGGCGCTGAAGCACAGGCAGGGCAAGAACCACAAGATGCGAATTATTGCCTTTGTGGGCAGCCCGGTGGAGGACAACGAAAAAGAA CTGGTCAAAATGGCAAAGCgtctgaaaaaggaaaaagtcaGTGTGGACATCATTAACTTTGGCGAGGAG GAGATGAACacggagaagctgacagctttCATCAATACACTTAATGGCAAAGAGGGAGCAGGCTCCCACCTGGTCACGGTACCTCCAGGGCCCAGTCTGGCAGATGCCTTGCTTTCCTCACCAATCCTGGCAGGGGAAGGAGGCGCCGTGTTGGGTCTCGGTGCCAGTGACTTTGAGTTTGGAGTGGATCCCAGTGCAGACCCGGAGCTGGCCCTG GCTCTTCGTGTTTCCATGGAGGAACAGAGACAAAGACAGGAGGATGAGGCTCGCAGGGCTGCTGTTGCATCAGCGGCTGAAGCCAACATTTCCTCCCCTGTAGCAGACG AGTCCGAGGATGCCCTGTTGAAGATGTCAGTTTCACATGCAGACTCGGCTGCACCTGCTCTGCCAGACTTCAGCCGCATGACAGAGGAAGAACAGATCGCCTATGCTCTGCAGATGTCCATGCAGGGAGCAGGAGCAG AATTTGTCGCTGAGGAGATGGACACAGGTGCTGACATGGATTCCCGTGAGGCGAAG GATGAAGAGGACTATGATGTAATGCAGGATCCAGAGTTCCTGCAAAGCGTTTTAGAGAACCTCCCTGGGGTCGACCCCAACAATGAGGCCATCCGAAACGCCATGGGCTCTCTGGCATCCCAAACAGGCTCCAAGTCTGACAGCAAGAAggatgaggagaaaaagaaatga